The following proteins are encoded in a genomic region of Protaetiibacter sp. SSC-01:
- the ligA gene encoding NAD-dependent DNA ligase LigA, with the protein MMRRLEELERVFPELQSQDSPTQTVGGGVQAGGLDTIQHAERMLSLDNVFSAEELRDWCVKTQTAAGRQVHWLTELKIDGLAINLRYENGVLTSAATRGDGRVGEIVTENALRLADIPERLSGSDHPAIVEVRGEVFIPVKSFEELNALQAELRERVVAEAEQRAAARNAEFDREKAETGAARRFPAFANPRNAASGGLRQQLDKKDGLELEAALARIGSLRLYVHGIGAWPDPPVSAQSEIYDILQGWGLPTTPYSKVSADIDEVLAYVEHYGEHRHDVEHEIDGIVVKVDELALHDELGATSRAPRWAIAYKYPPEQVQTKLLDIVVSVGRTGRATPFAVMQPVRVAGSTVRQATLHNQDVVKAKGVLIGDTVVLRKAGDVIPEVLGPVDELRDGTEREFVMPENCPECGTPLAPAKEGDIDLRCPNARACPAQVRGRVEHIGSRGALDIEGLGEVSAAALTQAEVGAPLETEAGLFDLTLEQLMPIEVVVRDAETGERKVLPDGSFDVRAPFRKIVQHARKGQDVVEGPSEVAKTLLAELEKAKTKELWRFLVALNIRHVGPVAARALADWFGSLDAIRSASRDELAAVDGVGGIIADAVLDWFAVDWHVEIVERWAAAGVPWATPGHPGPGKAAAVDGPLSGLTIVVTGAMPEHSRDEAQEAVIRAGGKPASSVSKKTDFVVIGPGAGSKATKAADLGLPIVDADDFSRFLAEGPSILG; encoded by the coding sequence ATGATGCGCCGCCTCGAGGAGCTCGAGCGCGTCTTCCCCGAGCTGCAGAGCCAGGACTCGCCCACGCAGACGGTCGGCGGGGGAGTGCAGGCGGGCGGTCTCGACACCATCCAGCACGCCGAGCGGATGCTGTCGCTCGACAACGTGTTCTCGGCCGAGGAGCTGCGCGACTGGTGCGTCAAGACGCAGACCGCCGCGGGTCGGCAGGTGCACTGGCTCACCGAGCTCAAGATCGACGGCCTCGCCATCAACCTGCGCTACGAGAACGGTGTGCTCACGTCGGCGGCCACGCGCGGCGACGGCCGCGTCGGCGAGATCGTGACCGAGAACGCGCTGCGGCTCGCCGACATCCCGGAGCGGCTCTCGGGCTCCGACCACCCGGCGATCGTCGAAGTGCGCGGCGAGGTCTTCATCCCCGTGAAGTCGTTCGAAGAGCTCAACGCGTTGCAGGCCGAGCTGCGCGAGCGCGTCGTGGCCGAGGCCGAGCAGCGCGCCGCCGCCCGGAACGCCGAGTTCGACCGCGAGAAGGCCGAGACGGGAGCCGCGCGCCGCTTCCCCGCCTTCGCGAACCCGCGCAATGCGGCATCCGGCGGTCTGCGCCAGCAGCTCGACAAGAAGGACGGCCTCGAGCTCGAGGCGGCGCTCGCGCGCATCGGCTCGCTGCGCCTCTACGTGCACGGCATCGGCGCGTGGCCCGACCCGCCCGTCTCGGCGCAGAGCGAGATCTACGACATCCTCCAGGGCTGGGGCCTCCCCACGACGCCCTACAGCAAGGTGAGCGCCGACATCGACGAGGTGCTCGCCTACGTCGAGCACTACGGCGAGCACCGTCACGACGTCGAGCACGAGATCGACGGGATCGTCGTCAAGGTCGACGAGCTCGCCCTCCACGACGAGCTCGGCGCCACGAGCCGCGCGCCCCGCTGGGCCATCGCCTACAAGTACCCGCCCGAGCAGGTGCAGACGAAGCTGCTCGACATCGTCGTCTCGGTCGGTCGCACGGGCCGTGCCACCCCGTTCGCCGTCATGCAGCCCGTGCGGGTCGCGGGCTCGACGGTGCGGCAGGCGACCCTCCACAACCAGGACGTCGTGAAGGCGAAGGGCGTGCTCATCGGCGACACGGTCGTGCTGCGCAAAGCCGGCGACGTGATCCCCGAGGTGCTCGGCCCCGTCGACGAGCTGCGCGACGGCACCGAGCGCGAGTTCGTGATGCCCGAGAACTGCCCCGAGTGCGGCACCCCCCTCGCCCCCGCGAAGGAGGGCGACATCGACCTGCGCTGCCCCAACGCGCGCGCCTGCCCCGCCCAGGTACGCGGCCGCGTCGAGCACATCGGCTCGCGCGGCGCGCTCGACATCGAGGGCCTCGGCGAGGTGAGCGCCGCCGCGCTCACGCAGGCGGAGGTCGGCGCACCCCTCGAGACCGAGGCGGGCCTCTTCGACCTCACCCTCGAGCAGCTCATGCCCATCGAGGTCGTCGTGCGCGACGCCGAGACGGGCGAGCGCAAGGTGCTGCCCGACGGCTCGTTCGATGTGCGCGCCCCGTTCCGCAAGATCGTGCAGCACGCGCGCAAGGGTCAGGATGTCGTGGAGGGCCCGTCGGAGGTCGCCAAGACCCTGCTCGCCGAGCTCGAGAAGGCGAAGACGAAGGAGCTGTGGCGCTTCCTCGTCGCGCTCAACATCCGCCACGTCGGGCCGGTCGCCGCCCGCGCTCTGGCCGACTGGTTCGGCTCGCTCGACGCGATCCGCTCCGCGAGCCGCGACGAGCTCGCGGCGGTCGACGGCGTGGGCGGCATCATCGCTGACGCCGTGCTCGACTGGTTCGCGGTCGACTGGCACGTCGAGATCGTCGAGCGCTGGGCGGCCGCGGGCGTCCCGTGGGCCACGCCCGGGCATCCGGGACCGGGCAAGGCGGCGGCCGTCGACGGTCCGCTCTCGGGGCTCACGATCGTCGTCACCGGCGCGATGCCCGAGCACTCGCGCGACGAGGCGCAGGAGGCCGTCATCCGCGCCGGCGGCAAGCCCGCGTCGAGCGTCAGCAAGAAGACCGACTTCGTCGTCATCGGACCCGGCGCGGGCTCGAAGGCCACGAAGGCGGCCGACCTCGGCCTGCCCATCGTCGACGCCGACGACTTCAGCCGCTTCCTCGCGGAGGGGCCCTCGATCCTCGGTTGA
- a CDS encoding alpha/beta hydrolase has translation MTHTGAVGVPWSVVGEAPAYLQSDPVGGPSTPIDALQGIALLDRLDSMPRGDVRAFLQANPDAVRTMLASPPSASAVAAWWDSAPASGRGILRSLAPQLVGNLEGVPYRARDLANRDVLQAADEQLETRLGGVIGRAEREELEARRHMLREVEQALEAGEDRRLIGLDVTGEGRAIVAVGDVSHADYVTYLVPGMFFGVDAQIEAWTATAQDLVDEQERRLAAAGRSGTVAAVAWIGYTTPSLVNVASMELAREGRDALTASLQGLRAERGDDQPHLAVLAHSYGSTAALLSLEEHDVNVDALAVVGSPGSPARHASELHVTGGNVWVGAAEWDPIPASGVFGSQPASRAYGAKLFSVAPGVDPATGETLGGAVTHNDYFARGSMSLRNLALIAIGEGAQVIGPDHSRGDFARAHTRIR, from the coding sequence GTGACCCACACCGGGGCCGTCGGCGTGCCCTGGAGCGTGGTCGGCGAGGCCCCCGCCTACCTGCAGTCGGACCCCGTGGGCGGCCCCTCGACCCCGATCGACGCCCTGCAGGGCATCGCGCTCCTCGACCGGCTCGACTCGATGCCGCGCGGCGACGTGCGCGCGTTCCTCCAGGCCAACCCGGATGCCGTGCGCACGATGCTCGCGTCGCCCCCGAGCGCATCCGCCGTCGCCGCCTGGTGGGACAGCGCGCCCGCCTCGGGGCGCGGCATTCTGCGCTCGCTCGCGCCGCAGCTCGTCGGCAACCTGGAGGGCGTGCCGTACCGCGCCCGCGACCTCGCCAACCGCGACGTGCTCCAGGCGGCCGATGAGCAGCTCGAGACGCGACTCGGGGGCGTCATCGGACGCGCCGAGCGCGAGGAGCTCGAGGCGCGCCGCCACATGCTGCGCGAGGTCGAGCAGGCGCTCGAGGCGGGCGAGGACCGACGCCTCATCGGGCTCGACGTCACCGGCGAGGGGCGCGCGATCGTCGCGGTCGGCGACGTCTCGCACGCCGATTACGTGACCTACCTCGTGCCCGGCATGTTCTTCGGCGTCGACGCGCAGATCGAGGCGTGGACGGCCACCGCGCAAGACCTCGTCGACGAGCAGGAGCGGCGCCTCGCCGCCGCCGGACGCAGCGGCACCGTCGCCGCCGTCGCGTGGATCGGCTACACCACCCCCAGCCTCGTCAACGTCGCCTCGATGGAGCTCGCACGCGAGGGGCGGGATGCGCTCACCGCCTCCCTGCAGGGGCTGCGGGCCGAGCGCGGCGACGACCAGCCGCACCTCGCCGTGCTCGCCCACTCCTACGGCTCCACCGCCGCGCTCCTGTCGCTCGAGGAGCACGACGTGAACGTCGACGCCCTCGCGGTCGTCGGTTCGCCCGGCAGCCCCGCACGCCACGCGTCCGAACTGCACGTGACGGGCGGCAACGTGTGGGTCGGGGCGGCCGAGTGGGACCCGATCCCCGCATCCGGCGTCTTCGGCAGCCAGCCCGCGTCGCGCGCCTACGGGGCGAAGCTGTTCTCGGTGGCGCCCGGGGTCGACCCCGCCACGGGGGAGACGCTCGGCGGGGCCGTCACCCACAACGACTACTTCGCGCGCGGCAGCATGTCGCTGCGCAACCTCGCGCTCATCGCGATCGGCGAGGGCGCGCAGGTGATCGGGCCCGACCACTCGCGCGGGGACTTCGCGCGGGCGCACACGCGCATCCGCTGA
- a CDS encoding MarR family winged helix-turn-helix transcriptional regulator, producing MQLIGQGIAVTLHELVYRIDGFAEELVREHFGISYSQYHFLAVTSTLDEPDVTTLAECLMVSKAAVSKRLDGLVKDGWIELGSDPHHARRVIVNLTPTAQRLVGDATAMLEREFAAALHELPAGETDELNERLRAILDIFIRKAETPPGS from the coding sequence ATGCAGCTCATCGGACAAGGCATCGCCGTCACCTTGCACGAGCTCGTCTACCGCATCGACGGCTTCGCCGAAGAGCTCGTGCGCGAGCACTTCGGCATCAGCTACAGCCAGTACCACTTCCTCGCCGTCACCTCGACGCTCGACGAACCCGACGTCACAACCCTCGCCGAGTGCCTCATGGTGTCGAAAGCCGCCGTTTCCAAACGGCTCGACGGGCTCGTGAAAGACGGCTGGATCGAGCTCGGCAGCGACCCCCACCACGCCCGACGCGTCATCGTCAACCTCACCCCGACCGCACAACGGCTCGTCGGCGACGCCACCGCCATGCTCGAACGCGAGTTCGCGGCCGCCCTCCACGAACTCCCCGCCGGCGAGACCGACGAACTCAACGAACGACTCCGCGCCATCCTCGACATCTTCATCCGCAAAGCCGAAACGCCACCCGGCAGCTGA
- the gatA gene encoding Asp-tRNA(Asn)/Glu-tRNA(Gln) amidotransferase subunit GatA, which translates to MLDAGEVSSVEVTQAHLDRIAGVDGAVHAYLHINEQAIDTAAAIDKKRAEGTASGLAGVPVAIKDVLCTLDMPSTSGSKILEGWVPPYDATVVARMRAAGLVPLGKTNMDEFAMGSSTEHSAYGNTHNPWDLTRIPGGSGGGSAAAVSAFEAPLALGSDTGGSIRQPAAVTGSVGVKPTYGGVSRYGAIALASSLDQVGPVTRTVLDAGLLHDVIGGHDPHDSTSIPDAWPSFAEAARAGRREGALKGLRVGIVTELAGGEGFQPGVVQRFEESLALLEAEGAELVPVSAPSFQYAIAAYYLILPAEASSNLAKFDSVRFGLRVTPDGQPTVEDVMSATREAGFGDEVKRRIILGTYALSAGYYDAYYGSAQKVRTLIQRDFSAAFEKVDVLATPSAPTTAFPLGSKVDDPLAMYLNDLTTIPANLAGVPGISLPSGLAPEDGLPVGIQFMAPAREDARLYTVGAALEQLLEAKWGGPLLAQAPSLA; encoded by the coding sequence ATGCTCGACGCAGGTGAGGTGTCGAGCGTCGAGGTCACGCAGGCGCACCTCGACCGCATCGCCGGGGTCGACGGCGCCGTGCACGCGTACCTGCACATCAACGAGCAGGCGATCGACACCGCCGCCGCGATCGACAAGAAGCGCGCCGAGGGCACCGCATCCGGTCTCGCCGGTGTGCCCGTCGCCATCAAGGACGTGCTCTGCACGCTCGACATGCCTTCCACCTCGGGCTCCAAGATCCTCGAGGGCTGGGTGCCGCCGTACGACGCGACCGTCGTCGCCCGGATGCGCGCGGCCGGCCTCGTGCCGCTCGGCAAGACCAACATGGACGAGTTCGCGATGGGCTCCTCCACCGAGCACTCGGCCTACGGCAACACCCACAACCCGTGGGACCTCACCCGCATCCCCGGCGGATCGGGCGGCGGCTCGGCCGCGGCCGTCTCGGCGTTCGAGGCCCCGCTCGCGCTCGGCTCCGACACGGGCGGTTCGATCCGCCAGCCGGCGGCCGTCACCGGCTCGGTCGGTGTGAAGCCCACCTACGGCGGCGTCTCGCGCTACGGCGCGATCGCGCTCGCGTCGTCGCTCGACCAGGTCGGCCCCGTGACCCGGACGGTGCTCGACGCGGGCCTGCTGCACGACGTCATCGGCGGGCACGACCCGCACGACTCGACGTCGATCCCGGATGCGTGGCCGTCGTTCGCCGAGGCCGCACGCGCCGGTCGGCGCGAGGGTGCGCTCAAGGGCCTCCGTGTCGGCATCGTGACCGAGCTCGCGGGCGGTGAGGGCTTCCAGCCCGGCGTCGTGCAGCGCTTCGAGGAGTCGCTCGCGCTGCTCGAGGCCGAGGGCGCGGAGCTCGTGCCGGTCTCGGCCCCGTCGTTCCAGTACGCGATCGCCGCGTACTACCTGATCCTCCCCGCGGAGGCGTCGAGCAACCTCGCGAAGTTCGATTCGGTGCGCTTCGGTCTGCGGGTGACGCCCGACGGCCAGCCGACCGTCGAGGACGTCATGTCGGCGACGCGCGAGGCGGGCTTCGGCGACGAGGTGAAGCGCCGCATCATCCTCGGCACCTATGCCCTCTCGGCGGGCTACTACGACGCCTACTACGGTTCGGCGCAGAAGGTGCGCACGCTCATCCAGCGCGACTTCTCGGCCGCCTTCGAGAAGGTGGACGTGCTCGCGACGCCGTCGGCGCCGACGACGGCGTTCCCGCTCGGCTCGAAGGTCGACGACCCGCTCGCGATGTACCTCAACGACCTCACGACGATCCCCGCGAACCTCGCGGGTGTTCCCGGCATCTCGCTGCCCTCGGGTCTCGCACCCGAGGACGGGCTGCCGGTCGGCATCCAGTTCATGGCGCCGGCTCGTGAGGACGCGCGGCTCTACACCGTGGGTGCGGCGCTCGAGCAGCTGCTCGAAGCGAAGTGGGGTGGCCCCCTCCTCGCCCAGGCCCCGTCGCTCGCCTGA
- the mnmA gene encoding tRNA 2-thiouridine(34) synthase MnmA produces MKVLAAMSGGVDSAVAAARAVEAGHEVVGVHLALSRMPGTLRTGSRGCCTIEDSMDARRAAAKLGIPFYVWDFSERFRADVVDDFVAEYAAGRTPNPCMRCNERIKFAALLDKALALGFDAVVTGHYAEVRQGADGPELHRAAAWAKDQSYVLGVLTAEQLAHAWFPLGATPSKAEVRAEAEARGLSVAAKPDSHDICFIPDGDTRGWLADHLPSEARGAEDGAILDREGNRIGTHPGAAAFTVGQRKGLNIGYPAPDGRPRFVLEVRPKTNEVVVGPREALAVSELAGSRHTWAGAEPTDAAAGFACEVQVRAHADPVPAVARVDGGELVIRVDEPIEGVAPGQTAVVYVGTRVVGQCTIDRTVSAVPVGA; encoded by the coding sequence GTGAAGGTTCTCGCGGCGATGAGCGGCGGCGTCGACAGCGCCGTCGCGGCCGCGCGCGCGGTCGAGGCGGGCCACGAGGTCGTCGGCGTGCACCTCGCGCTCAGCCGGATGCCGGGCACGCTCCGCACCGGATCGCGCGGATGCTGCACGATCGAGGACTCGATGGACGCCCGCCGCGCCGCCGCGAAGCTCGGCATCCCCTTCTACGTGTGGGACTTCTCGGAGCGGTTCCGCGCCGACGTCGTCGACGACTTCGTCGCCGAGTACGCGGCCGGCCGCACCCCCAACCCGTGCATGCGCTGCAACGAGCGCATCAAGTTCGCGGCGCTGCTCGACAAGGCGCTCGCGCTCGGCTTCGACGCCGTCGTCACGGGCCACTACGCCGAGGTGCGTCAGGGGGCCGACGGCCCCGAGCTGCACCGCGCCGCCGCGTGGGCGAAGGACCAGTCGTACGTGCTCGGCGTGCTCACCGCCGAGCAGCTCGCGCACGCGTGGTTCCCGCTCGGCGCGACGCCGTCGAAGGCGGAGGTGCGCGCCGAGGCCGAGGCCCGCGGGCTCTCGGTCGCCGCGAAGCCTGACAGCCACGACATCTGCTTCATCCCCGACGGCGACACGCGCGGCTGGCTCGCCGACCACCTCCCCAGCGAGGCCCGTGGTGCCGAGGACGGCGCCATCCTCGACCGCGAGGGCAACCGCATCGGCACGCATCCGGGCGCCGCCGCCTTCACCGTCGGGCAGCGCAAGGGCCTCAACATCGGCTACCCGGCACCCGACGGCCGCCCGCGCTTCGTGCTCGAGGTGCGTCCCAAGACCAACGAGGTCGTCGTCGGCCCGCGCGAGGCGCTCGCCGTCTCCGAGCTCGCAGGTTCCCGCCACACCTGGGCCGGTGCCGAGCCGACGGATGCCGCGGCCGGCTTCGCGTGCGAGGTGCAGGTGCGCGCGCACGCCGACCCCGTGCCCGCCGTGGCCCGCGTCGACGGGGGTGAGCTCGTCATCCGCGTCGACGAGCCCATCGAGGGCGTCGCGCCGGGGCAGACCGCGGTGGTGTACGTCGGCACGCGCGTCGTGGGGCAGTGCACGATCGACCGCACGGTGTCGGCCGTGCCGGTGGGTGCCTGA
- a CDS encoding NAD(P)H-dependent oxidoreductase, with product MTLTSPTDTGTATTNHDPRRILVVIGHPIAGSLNHALAAAYVEHARPAAEVRVHDLAAIRIPHTDAREQLRAWDGDTTPLEPVVRELIDDLVWAEHVVILFPQWWGTYPAALKAYLDRVVLSGVAFRYRTGQIPRRLLAGRTARILMTADGPAWWNRMRYRNAAETSLARATLEYCGIRVRGITRFMKVRFSTPEQRAGWIREAGRLGARDAAHARRR from the coding sequence ATGACGCTCACGAGCCCGACCGACACCGGAACCGCCACGACGAACCACGACCCTCGCCGCATCCTCGTCGTCATCGGCCACCCCATCGCCGGCAGCCTCAACCACGCCCTCGCCGCCGCCTACGTCGAACACGCCCGCCCTGCAGCCGAGGTGCGTGTGCACGACCTCGCCGCCATCCGCATCCCCCACACCGACGCGCGGGAGCAGCTGCGCGCATGGGACGGCGACACCACCCCGCTCGAGCCGGTCGTACGCGAACTGATCGACGACCTCGTATGGGCCGAACACGTCGTCATCCTCTTCCCGCAGTGGTGGGGCACCTACCCCGCCGCCCTCAAGGCCTACCTCGACCGCGTCGTGCTCTCCGGGGTCGCCTTCCGCTACCGCACCGGCCAGATCCCCCGCCGCCTGCTCGCCGGACGCACCGCCCGCATCCTCATGACCGCCGACGGCCCCGCCTGGTGGAACCGGATGCGGTACCGCAACGCCGCCGAGACCTCGCTCGCCCGCGCAACGCTCGAGTACTGCGGCATCCGCGTGCGCGGCATCACGAGGTTCATGAAGGTGCGGTTCTCGACCCCGGAGCAGCGGGCGGGCTGGATCCGCGAAGCTGGCCGCCTCGGCGCACGCGACGCGGCCCACGCCCGCCGCCGCTGA
- the gatC gene encoding Asp-tRNA(Asn)/Glu-tRNA(Gln) amidotransferase subunit GatC, which produces MEGVSEITPDLVRHLAHLSRIGLTDEEVERLTGELGQIVDAVATVRQVATPDVPATSHPIALGTVTRPDVVGRTLTPDEALAGAPERDGDFFKVTSILGEEQ; this is translated from the coding sequence ATGGAGGGCGTGTCTGAGATCACCCCTGACCTCGTGCGCCACCTGGCGCACCTCTCGCGCATCGGGCTGACCGACGAGGAGGTGGAGCGCCTCACGGGCGAGCTCGGCCAGATCGTCGACGCGGTGGCCACCGTGCGCCAGGTGGCGACCCCCGACGTGCCCGCCACGAGCCACCCGATCGCCCTCGGCACCGTCACGCGTCCCGACGTCGTCGGCCGCACGCTCACGCCCGACGAGGCGCTCGCGGGCGCACCGGAGCGCGACGGCGACTTCTTCAAGGTCACCTCGATCCTGGGGGAGGAGCAGTGA